ccgtgaaaagcaccccctcgtcgtacacactgtttagcgtccagttttgtgttaatgattcatgtttaaatgcgctcatggattccacaatagtcatactttcccacaatcacagtcacagataacaaaaatcgggtaaatggttattgatgtcattaattaatagcctgcttactgtgttgtcttccataatatttgtaaatatatataatataaactcctaagtaggctatgtgtttgtgtgagtgtgtatatataaatatattgaagtgtcagtgtgttgttttttttcttggtctacttatcattgaatataaactcctaagtatgtgttatgtgagtgtgtggaatgagaatataatttttgtcattatGTGTAAaatgagggggtgcttttcacggcaggggtgctgaatccggcacaacaccggcccCTGATTCTGCCTTTCCGCAGGTGCATTGTtcatggttttattttgaaatacaaaCCTACCATTTCCTGTCTGCTGGTGttaaggctgattcatggtccgcgttacaccgacgcagaccctacgccgtaggctacggcataggctctgcgtcgatttaacgcggaaccatgaatcagccctTACTCCGCTTCACTCGCTGGAGCTGGAGCGAGGCTGCAGAGGGAGGGAGTGTCTGCTGGGCTGGGCGCAGCAGCGGTCTGACGTCTTCTCACCCTGTtaatgactcaaacaaaaaaaaaaaacacacaaaaaaaaaaaacgctgacAAGAGCTCGGCAGACGAGACGATCACGGAAAGGAAAGCAGAGGAGTCGCGTCTTCTGCAACTTCTTcccacttccttcctccctcctacCTGTATGACTGAGTGAAGACAAAcggtaaaaaagagaaaactttATACCCGCAACGAAATATGTATATCTCATTGTAAGAGAAAGATTGCACTTAGCAGCAGGTGCGCATCTTTATGACTGTTTTACGTGTTATACCTTGATTATGAATATATTGCTACATGGTTTTACTGAAGACTCAAGCTTTCGTTTAAACATAACACTTTGCTGATTTAACTCACGTTTTGCGAGGTCAACGACTGGGGGTTCATCCCTGACGTGTTTTACTGGTAACTTATTAACAATCCGTGGAGGAGTGAACACCGCTGAATATTATgcgttttttttgtcatttgtagtTCATAATATCGCGATGTTTTAATTCCTAAACTATGTGGGGGTCTCACAGCATCACTCAGAAACAAACCTAACGCAAGCATGAACACTAGAAGCTGTTAAGAGTAATCCAACCTTGGAAGGCTAACCTAACAGGCACCTAATGcaaacaaagataaaaaaaaaagtaaaataaatacatgcctGCCAGGACAGAGAAATCTATCAAATGAAGGCTGGGAATCTATCAAGTGCAACTTTACCTGCAGGGAAGGGATTGTTTCTCAGGTATTCTGCTGTACTTGACTGCTGCACACAGCTTGAGTTCAGGCAGATCCTATTACACAATGCCATGCATACCCACAGATGTTGTGTTCACATGATGTAGGAAAACATGCTAAACAGTATGttaaaaaaaccacaacaaaagaATAAGAAATAAACTATTGATTTGAATCAAAACAGCTTTGTGCCGCCAGATGCATCTCTTGACAAGTGCTTTCCTTGACCTTTTGATTGTTTCACAGTATCAAACTGAGGTGATGTGGACCTACCGGTTTGTGTAAACGTCTTACAGGCCAAACCAGATGCTGCAGACAATGCCTTTGGTATTTTGTGTGACAGATTTGGAAACAGTATTGTTATCTTCATCATGTGGTGTAAATACACCCTTTCTTAAAAATGCTTTTACGGCAATCTCGTTACAGTTGCTCCTTGCCTATCTTTTGTGGTTTCACTTCAGTGACAGAGCTGAACTGAACTCTTTCAATTGTGTTTATTGTATGACAGATGTGCATGTATGGAGTCATTGGACCTGCTCCGCTTTGTGACGGCCTCTTTTGATTCCTGTTCAGAATGGGGAGCAATTTCCTTTCTGTCTTTATGCTAGTGtttaaatatgtgtaaaatctGTATATTACTTCTGATGATAAGATATCGCTCGTTCAGGTAATTCAAGAGTAAACTATCATTAGTTGTTTAAAAGAAATCACAAAgtgaattattattatgaaaTCAGTTAGGATTGTTGTACCAATAAATAGCAAATATAGTTTCCTGTTTTGCTCTCAGTAATGTTTCATCCATTTGAGTCATTAAGAACGAAAATTGAGCAAGAATAAAAAACTATACTAACAAGAGGTTGTTGTCCACATTCAGTGATGTTTGTTCAGTATGATTTATTAGTTTCACTATCTCTGCACGTTCAAAAATCTGGCCCAACCAGACTCGTCCACTCTCCTTCATAGGGACATAACCAACTGGCTTTGTCTCATTTGAGAGTTGTAACATTTTTTGAGCGTAACTGTCTACTTTGCTGTGACTTCATTCTTCTTCTGTCCCCTTTTGTCTCAGCGACTCAGCTATGGAGAGCTCTGTTGAGTCTTCCCAGAGCGGAGGCGCCCCGACAGCAAAGCCAGTCCTGGCTCCCAAACCCTTTCTGGCTCCTAAGCCCTTCTCGCTacagaagaaaaacacaatacGCTCCATCCACGCTCCAAAGACGGTTCCTGCTACTACGACAAAAGCAAAACCAAACCAGACTGGAAAATCAGAGGCCACGGGTGACCTCAGAGCGACTCCAAGGCCCCCCGCTCCCAAACCACCTTGTACAACTCCCACCTCCACTTCCAAACAGAGCTCTGTGAGTGTGCCCGCCAAAAACCCGGCAAGTAAAGCACTTCCACAAGAGGAGAGTTCCCCTGACCCTAGTGCCAGAGTACCAGTGCCAGTGCCTGACCCAGTGCCAGTGACAGCTCCAGtgccaggtccaggtccagtgtCAGTGCCTGCAGTGCCAGTTCCAGCTCCAGTTTCAGCTCCAGTTCCAGTGCCAGTTCCAGTGCCTGACCCAGTGCCAGGTCCAGAGTCAGTGCCTGACCCAGTGCCAGTTCCAGTTCCAGTGCCTGACCCAGTGCCACGTCCACCCTCTCCAGCCACTCAACTTGAGGAGTCTCCCAAATCTGAGTCGGTCCAGAAAGATGATGTCATCCAAACAAACCACAACTCAAGCAGAGACTCTGCTGTAACAAACTCAGAGCAGAAAGATGGGGAAAACAAGCAGGATGAATCCAAGGTTTCTGACCCCCAAAAGCTTGAGGAAGTAAGTGGTGACGTTTCCTCTACAACCGATTCCCCGCAGCGGTGGGGCAGCACCAGGAAGCGTCTGCCCACGGAGCTCACTTCAAAGTTTCAGTCCGGTCCTCCACTCGTGCCCCCGAAACCGACTTCAGCCATCTCTAAATCCCGCACTAAACATGACTCCAATAAACCAGCTTTTTCCGATCCAGAACAAAACCAGCCAATTTCAGAACTGTCGAATAGCGAAAGTGATGCTGGTGAAGTGAAGGAGGACTATAGTGGAGGAAACAGTATCAAACGCAGGATCAGTCTTCTCTTTGACCCGTCATCAAGGCCGGAGGTCACAACAAAGAGAGATGATCCAGAAATAGTGAACGGGATAGGAGGTGTAAAGGAGCGGATCAAAAACTGGGCGTCAGAAACGGGTTCAGAAGGTCCAAAGGCCGAGAAGAAGCCTCCAGCTGCACCCAAAACCTGTTCCAAGAGGTGAGTGACACCTTGACTCATCCATGCAGTTTGTCTTTGGGGACAAGACCAGACACGAATAGGAGTGAAAGAACATCCACCTGTGGGTTTAATTGAGCAAGTTTATCCCAAAGTTGAGACACGTGCACACTGATAAGCTTTTACGGTGCAGACTTCTTTAAAATCCCGTCTGCTTTGAATAGATGCATGTCATTTATGaccaacaaaaatatttttgtttcagTCCTCTTATCCAAATGAGCAAACCTTTTCCTTTGtcatggttttcttttttggtggggttattagattattttagaaaaaaaaaaggaaaggcaaatacattttatctaacCGTAAGTTGCGGATGTCCTACATTATCCTTAGAAGATTCAAGGGACCTATAGTGACAATTTACAGTTAAATTGTTAAATTAAGATTATTGCTTACACTCACAATACCGCAGCAAAATTTCTGTCCATAAGTAACAACGATTGAACATGAACTACATCACCTCAGAGTGGGACATTCAAGTTTAGATCTCCGACGCTCTTTGCTGGTTCatcttttgcttcttttttttttcttttgcatgaAATTGAGGCAATTTCggttaatttgttttatttcaccaaaatatataataaaatatatatttcttttttagatCTATGATGTTTTTTTAGTGGAAGTGTATAGAATAGTGTTTTTGCTCACACAACTGAAAGTGAAATTTAAGCACAAGTATGACGTCCAGAGTTCAGTGACATGGCTATTATCATGTACTAAAGCTTTGACCTTTTCGGTGAAAGCTGTTGTGTAAATGACGTCAGTGGTACCTGAATCAATGCAAGGCTGtgtaaaaagtttttttttctgaaaagctTTGGTTTTAAAGGAAGAGTGCACCATTTTCAGCTGCAGTTGAATTTAAGAATATCAGTCTGACTTTTTTATACCTAAAATATGTGACATATTTCATAAACTCAAATTTAGACCTCAGCTAAGAACAGATCAAAACGAACAAGGGCTATTTAGGGTCTATTTCCATTGTTTCAAGTCCTTAcactaagctaaaatacatacaGAGTGATAGCAGTACTGGGATAGCATTCTCATTGTATTCCCAACTTATTGAACTGTTGCTTTAATGTTAACAGTGAGGTTGCATAGGTTAGCTGAGACATGTCTAGATGCTGTCTCTGGTCTGTgtacatttttgaaagaaagcATTAACATTAAACcagggtttccgcggggttttaaaaagtattaaaaagtgataaatgaaaattgccacatttaaggccattaaaagtgttaaattcaccgtcagaggtattattttttttaaattggtattattttttaccttttacattttaagctgtctattttattgtcattcacaaagtgaaataaatgtgaaacatctggtcaacatcaatgagtctataaatctgttctgtatagtgttctatagttcaaaatctgtattaatgttaaaatgtccgtgattaacacttaatgttgtgacagtttttttttttaaatctgaaggtagtgaaaaaggtattaaattggtattaaatttaacataaggattgctgtataaaccctgtaaACTGATTGGCATCTTTCTCTCAGCTACGAGCCAGCAGCTGTTCCAGCAGTGGAGGAAACCCCAGAAACGCCAACGGCAGAGGTTCCTGGGGAAGAGGAGGTGACCGCTCAGCCCGTGGATCCACCTCTGAAAGTCTCTCCTGCCGAGCAGCCCACAGAGACCCAAATGGAAACACCGAAAGATGCTTTTAATGAAGATAAATCAGCAGAAGTCACTACGGAGACAGCCGAGCACAGTAAAGCAATAGAAGGGGATGTCCAGCTACAAAACCATAGTGAGTCTCCATCCCACACTGCTGCTGAGGAGGGAGATGCAGCTGCTGAGCTCGTGCCAAAGAGGGACAAAGTCAAACGGCGCTCTGTTCGCTTTGGTACTGTGGTGGCGGATGATGGAGGGCCTCCCATCATCCTGGGCTCAGAGCCTGAATCCAGCGCGGAGGAAGAAGACCAGGAAGAAGGTCCTGAGGACAAACCTGAGGAAGATGTTGTTTCTGTGCCTGTATATAGAAAAGTTGGGATTCTTCAGAGGAAGCACGAGAGGCAAAGGCAAGAAGAAAAAGGACAGAAACACATGGACTTTATAAAAAGAgaggagggagaagagcagcaacAGACAAGAATTGTGTTGGAAGATGAGCAGATACTAGAAGAAGGAgtgagggagaaagaaaaggcaAGGGAAAGTCAAGAGCTCAGGTTCAGGGAGGAAGAAATGGAGAGACAGAgaatgcaggaggaggagagccGACGGTTAATAGAAAAGGAGAGAGAAATGGAAAGACTGAGAGATGAACAGGTTGAAAAGGAAAGACAGGCAGAACTgttgcagcagaaacaggcaGAGCAGGACGTGGAGGAGAAAaagcagaaagaaaagagaCCCAAACACGTGCAAGAGGATTGGGAAAAacaggagctgaaggaggaggaggggaaagAGGAAATATTGATGGAGGACGGAGAAATGcagagagaagaggaggagagattGATTCAGGAGCACAAGGATTATCTACCGGAGGAGAAACCAGAAGAGGAGGAATCAGGTAAAGACAAGCAGAGAGAGGAGAACTGTGATGGGGTCAA
This genomic window from Cololabis saira isolate AMF1-May2022 chromosome 8, fColSai1.1, whole genome shotgun sequence contains:
- the LOC133448842 gene encoding calponin homology domain-containing protein DDB_G0272472-like, yielding MESSVESSQSGGAPTAKPVLAPKPFLAPKPFSLQKKNTIRSIHAPKTVPATTTKAKPNQTGKSEATGDLRATPRPPAPKPPCTTPTSTSKQSSVSVPAKNPASKALPQEESSPDPSARVPVPVPDPVPVTAPVPGPGPVSVPAVPVPAPVSAPVPVPVPVPDPVPGPESVPDPVPVPVPVPDPVPRPPSPATQLEESPKSESVQKDDVIQTNHNSSRDSAVTNSEQKDGENKQDESKVSDPQKLEEVSGDVSSTTDSPQRWGSTRKRLPTELTSKFQSGPPLVPPKPTSAISKSRTKHDSNKPAFSDPEQNQPISELSNSESDAGEVKEDYSGGNSIKRRISLLFDPSSRPEVTTKRDDPEIVNGIGGVKERIKNWASETGSEGPKAEKKPPAAPKTCSKSYEPAAVPAVEETPETPTAEVPGEEEVTAQPVDPPLKVSPAEQPTETQMETPKDAFNEDKSAEVTTETAEHSKAIEGDVQLQNHSESPSHTAAEEGDAAAELVPKRDKVKRRSVRFGTVVADDGGPPIILGSEPESSAEEEDQEEGPEDKPEEDVVSVPVYRKVGILQRKHERQRQEEKGQKHMDFIKREEGEEQQQTRIVLEDEQILEEGVREKEKARESQELRFREEEMERQRMQEEESRRLIEKEREMERLRDEQVEKERQAELLQQKQAEQDVEEKKQKEKRPKHVQEDWEKQELKEEEGKEEILMEDGEMQREEEERLIQEHKDYLPEEKPEEEESGKDKQREENCDGVKEEQAMKERQEEEERGRMRHMEERLRQEDQEKEQLREEAEERERLRKLQEEEKLKQRQEEEEERQLERKIEQEKEEEVERMKQIEKQRVEERREEERKRQIEREREELERKMQKEVEKQVDEPEKTPKIAEEGERQQLELTMMEEEMTSDKGEQNLISLDSEDGAEKSPVSPPAESVVDVVYDDFSVRKPLIEVDYDDFSVKPKTRGSRAKGETAAARHSWRDEFTDKEEALVSLDVEPRENQQEPVEGEQVQSRARESPGTEVVEVDPEEGEEEERPEEEQRHSVGMEVEEEEKETENVEQVEKEEEHGEEEDSNETQANSFCTHDEDKEAAALTDGEPHQQEGDCEETCDTDSSQPIADHTPEVSSDAADSHREPDLPALPESFAPLLDTTAQKSKADLGKRRIRSRPSRSFRAGSDPMGRPDWRAHDSTDGKEVSSKQSDSDSEEDRPKPKAVCSPPPAAQRVPVFPGMSPAALIAQIKKRTGGPGGGGEDTEEDKAREKKESENEEVAPSPSQLSQSPRSASKLAGAALVLPPLGGKDGGAASSPAWLKELRSKKRMSLHDGENLG